In Nitrosophilus labii, the following proteins share a genomic window:
- the pstB gene encoding phosphate ABC transporter ATP-binding protein PstB has product MATICKIKDELEIDIKNLSFYYAKSDKPSLKNISMPIAKNRVTALIGPSGCGKSTLLRSLNRIHDLYPGNRYEGEVIFEGKNILDKNIDLIDLRVKIGMIFQKPTPFPMSIFDNVAYGLRLQGIKNKSELEGRVEEALKGAALWNEVKDRLKEDGNALSGGQQQRLCIARAVAVKPKVLLFDEPTSALDPISTQAIEELVIELKKDMTIVIVTHNMQQAARISDYTAFMYLGELVELGVTEEFFVNPKEQLSEEYITGKFG; this is encoded by the coding sequence ATGGCCACTATTTGCAAAATCAAAGATGAGTTAGAAATCGATATAAAAAACTTAAGTTTTTATTATGCTAAAAGTGATAAACCAAGTCTAAAAAACATATCTATGCCTATTGCAAAAAACAGAGTTACCGCTCTTATAGGGCCTAGCGGTTGCGGTAAATCAACACTCTTGAGATCCCTAAATAGAATCCATGACTTATATCCCGGAAACAGATATGAAGGTGAAGTTATATTTGAAGGTAAAAACATACTAGATAAAAATATAGACCTAATTGATTTGAGAGTTAAAATAGGAATGATTTTTCAAAAACCAACACCTTTTCCTATGAGTATCTTTGATAATGTAGCCTACGGTCTTAGACTCCAAGGTATAAAAAACAAAAGTGAACTTGAGGGAAGAGTTGAAGAAGCTCTAAAGGGAGCGGCTCTTTGGAACGAGGTAAAAGATAGGTTAAAAGAGGACGGAAATGCTCTCTCAGGCGGACAGCAGCAGCGTCTATGTATAGCAAGAGCAGTTGCGGTTAAACCTAAAGTTTTACTTTTTGATGAACCAACATCAGCATTAGACCCGATATCCACACAGGCAATAGAAGAGTTAGTAATTGAGCTTAAAAAAGATATGACAATAGTTATTGTTACCCACAATATGCAGCAAGCGGCACGTATCAGCGATTATACAGCTTTTATGTATCTTGGAGAGCTTGTAGAACTAGGTGTTACCGAAGAGTTTTTCGTAAATCCAAAAGAACAACTCTCTGAAGAGTATATCACCGGCAAATTCGGTTGA
- the pstA gene encoding phosphate ABC transporter permease PstA, with translation MIKRKIINNIVLVLSTLSALIGLFFLFWILWTLISKGLDAMSMKIFIYDTAPPGREESGLRNAIVGQLILVGVASAIGIPLGILAGTYLSEYGKNSKFANFIRDISDIMMSAPSIVIGAFVYAILVAPVGHFNGWAGAAALAIMMVPIVLRTTDDMLNLVPQQLREAAYALGAPKYKVIIQIVYRGAKVGVITGVLLSIARIAGETAPLLFTSFNNNFFTTNLNEAMPSLTVTMFNFATSPYEDWINLGWAAAFILGVFVLSVNILGRLIIKKRKVK, from the coding sequence ATGATAAAAAGAAAGATAATTAATAACATAGTTTTAGTGCTATCAACGCTATCGGCTCTAATAGGCCTATTTTTTCTTTTTTGGATATTGTGGACATTGATTTCCAAAGGTCTGGATGCTATGAGTATGAAAATTTTCATATATGACACGGCACCTCCTGGACGTGAAGAGAGCGGTCTTAGAAACGCAATAGTGGGACAACTTATTTTAGTAGGAGTAGCTTCGGCTATAGGTATTCCTCTAGGGATTTTAGCTGGAACCTATTTGAGTGAATATGGTAAAAACTCTAAATTTGCAAATTTTATAAGAGATATTAGCGATATTATGATGAGTGCACCCTCTATAGTCATCGGCGCTTTTGTATATGCTATTTTAGTTGCTCCCGTGGGACACTTTAACGGATGGGCCGGAGCAGCAGCTTTGGCAATTATGATGGTTCCAATTGTTCTTAGAACTACGGACGATATGCTAAATCTTGTACCTCAGCAACTTAGAGAAGCTGCCTATGCTCTTGGAGCGCCTAAATATAAAGTTATCATTCAAATTGTCTACAGAGGTGCTAAAGTAGGCGTCATCACAGGTGTTTTGCTCTCAATCGCAAGAATTGCAGGTGAAACGGCCCCTTTACTATTTACCTCGTTTAACAACAACTTTTTTACTACAAACCTTAACGAGGCAATGCCGTCACTTACTGTAACTATGTTTAACTTTGCTACTAGTCCTTATGAAGATTGGATAAATCTTGGCTGGGCAGCAGCATTTATCTTAGGTGTTTTTGTTTTATCTGTTAATATTTTGGGAAGATTAATTATCAAAAAAAGGAAGGTTAAATAA